The following coding sequences are from one Canis lupus baileyi chromosome 23, mCanLup2.hap1, whole genome shotgun sequence window:
- the MYOD1 gene encoding myoblast determination protein 1 produces the protein MELLSPPLRDVDLSGPDGSLCNFASADDFYDDPCFDSPDLRFFEDLDPRLVHVGALLKPEEHSHFPAAVHPAPGAREDEHVRAPSGHHQAGRCLLWACKACKRKTTNADRRKAATMRERRRLSKVNEAFETLKRCTSSNPNQRLPKVEILRNAIRYIEGLQALLRDQDAAPPGAAAAFYAPGPLPPGRGGEHYSGDSDASSPRSNCSDGMMDYSGPPSGARRRNCYDGTYYSEAPSEPRPGKSAAVSSLDCLSSIVERISTESPTAPALLLAEAPPESSPGPQEAAAQSDAERGAPTPSPDAAPQCPAGANPNPIYQVL, from the exons ATGGAGCTGCTGTCGCCGCCGCTCCGCGACGTAGACTTGAGCGGCCCCGACGGCTCCCTCTGCAACTTCGCCTCGGCGGATGATTTCTACGATGACCCGTGTTTCGACTCCCCGGACCTGCGTTTCTTCGAGGACCTGGACCCGCGCCTCGTGCACGTGGGCGCGCTCCTGAAGCCCGAGGAGCACTCGCACTTCCCTGCGGCCGTGCACCCTGCGCCAGGCGCGCGCGAGGACGAGCATGTGCGCGCTCCCAGCGGGCACCACCAGGCCGGCCGCTGTCTGCTGTGGGCCTGCAAAGCGTGCAAGCGCAAGACCACCAACGCCGACCGCCGCAAGGCCGCCACCATGCGCGAGCGGCGCCGCCTGAGCAAAGTCAACGAGGCTTTCGAGACGCTCAAGCGCTGCACGTCCAGCAACCCGAACCAGCGGCTGCCCAAGGTGGAGATCCTGCGCAACGCGATTCGCTACATCGAAGGTCTGCAGGCGCTGCTGCGCGACCAGGACGCCGCGCCCCCTGGTGCCGCCGCTGCCTTCTACGCGCCTGGCCCGCTGCCCCCAGGCCGTGGCGGCGAACACTACAGCGGCGACTCCGACGCGTCCAGCCCGCGCTCCAACTGCTCCGACGGCATG ATGGACTACAGCGGCCCCCCGAGCGGTGCCCGGCGGCGGAACTGCTACGATGGCACCTACTACAGCGAGGCGCCCAGCG AACCCAGGCCCGGGAAGAGTGCTGCGGTGTCGAGCCTCGACTGCCTGTCCAGCATCGTGGAGCGCATCTCCACCGAGAGCCCCACGGCGCCCGCGCTCCTGCTGGCCGAGGCGCCGCCGGAGTCGTCTCCCGGACCGCAGGAGGCCGCCGCCCAGAGCGACGCGGAGCGCGgcgcccccaccccttccccggACGCCGCCCCGCAGTGCCCAGCGGGCGCAAACCCCAACCCCATCTACCAGGTGCTCTGA